One Vespa crabro chromosome 9, iyVesCrab1.2, whole genome shotgun sequence genomic region harbors:
- the LOC124426857 gene encoding importin subunit beta-1 isoform X3: protein MQMDPTTVQLIQVLERTVSSDKNELEAAENFLEQAAQSNFHEFVQRLSGVLVTATASPVARMAAGLQLKNQLTSKDQALKYQYQQRWLAIPAETREYIKKNILGALGTENNRPSSAAQCVAYVAVAELPVGQWSNLIPLLVNNVVNPNSTEMMKEATLETIGYICQEIESEVLVSQSNQILTAIIHGMKGSSTSNHVRLAATSALYNSLEFTKGNFEIESERNFIMEVVCEATQSTNTQVKVAALQCLVKIMSLYYQYMELYMAPALFPITLEAMKSDIDEVALQGIEFWSNVSDEEVDLALEEGDASEVGRPPLKVSRHYAKGALQFLVPVLMKKLTKQEEFDDEDDWNPSKAAGVCLMLLSTCCEEAIVPFVLPFVKDNIKSLDWRYRDAAVMAFGSILGGVEPTTLKPLVEQAMQTLIELMYDSSVVVRDTAAWTFGRICEIIPEAAINETYLKPLLESLVNGLKAEPRVAANVCWAFTGLAQASYDSACEDEQQPETYCMSQYFDFIIQRLLETTDRPDGAQANLRSAAYEALMEMVKNSPRDCYVTVQKTTMVILERLQQVLQMETHIQSHSDRAQYNDLQSLLCATLQSVLRKVTPEDAPQISDVIMTALLSMFNSNSCKSGGVQEDALMAVSTLVEVLGERFLKYMNVFKPYLCLGLKNHAEYQVCCVAVGLTGDICRALKSKIIPYCDEIMTLLLENLGNNTVHRSVKPQIFSVFGDIALSIGIEFKKYLDVVLQTLVQASQANVDRSDYDMVDYLNELREGVLEAYTGIVQGFRGESTNNTCPEEIALVEPHVPYIIQFITLIAQDREHSDGNISAALGLIGDLVSVFGAKLLPMVDTEPLNELLVKGKKSRNSKTKTLATWALKEIRKAKITANNTTSS from the exons ATGCAGATGGATCCAACGACGGTACAATTGATCCAGGTCCTCGAGAGGACGGTCTCCTCAG ACAAAAATGAACTGGAAGCGGCGGAAAATTTTTTGGAACAGGCAGCACAATCCAATTTT CATGAGTTTGTTCAACGGCTCAGCGGAGTACTGGTTACTGCAACAGCCAGTCCAGTGGCTCGTATGGCAGCTGGGCTACAATTGAAAAATCAACTTACCTCGAAGGATCAGGCGCTAAAGTATCAGTACCAGCAACGTTGGTTGGCTATCCCTGCCGAAACAAGggaatatatcaagaaaaat ATTTTGGGAGCATTAGGAACTGAAAATAATAGACCGAGCTCTGCAGCACAATGCGTAGCTTATGTCGCCGTTGCCGAATTGCCAGTTGGTCAATGGAGCAATTTAATTCCTCTATTAGTAAACAATGTGGTTAATCCTAATAGTACGGAAATGATGAAAGAAGCTACTTTAGAGACTATCGGTTATATTTGTCAAGAAATAGAAAGCGAAGTCTTGGTATCGCAGTCTAACCAAATTCTCACAGCGATTATTCATGGCATGAAAGGTTCCAGTACGTCCAATCATGTACGACTTGCAGCTACGAGCGCGCTCTATAATTCCTTAGAATTTACTAAAGGAAATTTTGAAATCGAG TCCGAGAGGAACTTCATTATGGAAGTAGTGTGCGAAGCGACACAATCGACAAACACGCAAGTTAAAGTAGCGGCTTTACAATGCCTCGTCAAAATTATGTCTTTGTATTATCAGTATATGGAACTTTACATGGCACCAGCATTGTTTCCT ATTACTCTGGAGGCTATGAAGTCGGATATCGACGAGGTTGCACTGCAGGGAATTGAATTTTGGTCCAATGTGTCGGACGAAGAAGTTGATTTAGCCTTGGAAGAAGGAGATGCTTCTGAAGTTGGTCGACCACCATTAAAAGTTTCAAGGCACTACGCGAAAGGTGCTTTACAATTTTTAGTACCGGTACTCatgaaaaaattaacgaaacaAGAAGAATTCGATGACGAGGACGATTGGAATCCTTCGAAAGCCGCCGGTGTATGCTTGATGCTGCTCTCAACTTGTTGCGAAGAAGCTATAGTTCCGTTCGTATTACCATTCGTCAAGGATAATATCAAGAGTCTCGATTGGAGATATCGAGACGCAGCCGTAATGGCATTCGGTTCCATCCTCGGTGGCGTAGAGCCTACCACATTGAAACCATTGGTAGAGCAGGCAATGCAAACGCTCATCGAGTTGATGTACGACAGTAGCGTTGTCGTAAGGGACACCGCGGCATGGACATTCGGACGTATTTGCGAGATCATTCCAGAAGCTGCCATTAACGAGACGTATTTGAAACCTTTATTGGAATCTTTGGTAAACGGACTGAAGGCAGAACCTCGCGTCGCTGCGAACGTATGCTGGGCGTTTACGGGTCTTGCCCAAGCGAGTTATGACTCGGCCTGCGAGGACGAGCAACAGCCAGAAACTTATTGTATGTCGCAATACTTTGATTTCATAATTCAGAGACTATTGGAGACTACCGACAGACCAGACGGGGCCCAAGCAAATTTAAGATCCGCGGCGTACGAAGCACTGATGGAGATGGTGAAAAATTCCCCACGGGATTGTTACGTTACCGTGCAAAAAACGACTATGGTCATTTTGGAAAGATTGCAACAAGTATTGCAAATGGAAACGCACATACAAAGTCATTCGGATCGAGCCCAATACAACGATCTTCAATCATTGCTATGCGCCACCTTACAGTCCGTATTACGTAAGGTAACACCGGAAGACGCACCGCAGATATCGGACGTTATAATGACCGCCCTATTGTCGATGTTCAATTCGAACTCTTGCAAATCCGGTGGCGTCCAGGAGGACGCTCTTATGGCCGTCTCGACTTTGGTCGAAGTTTTGGGAGAGCGCTTTTTGAAATACATGAACGTATTTAAGCCTTACCTCTGTCTCGGCCTGAAAAATCATGCCGAGTATCAAGTATGTTGCGTCGCCGTAGGCCTTACCGGTGATATATGTCGTGCTCTTAAGAGCAAGATCATTCCATATTGCGACGAGATAATGACCCTTCTTTTGGAGAATTTAGGAAACAACACGGTACATCGTTCTGTAAAGCCTCAAATATTTTCGGTCTTTGGCGACATTGCCCTGAGTATCGGTATAGAATTCAAAAAGTATTTAGACGTTGTCTTGCAAACGTTGGTACAGGCCTCGCAGGCGAACGTCGATAGATCCGATTACGACATGGTCGATTATCTTAACGAATTACGCGAGGGCGTATTGGAGGCTTATACAGGGATAGTGCAGGGTTTCCGTGGTGAATCTACAAATAATACATGCCCGGAGGAGATCGCTTTGGTCGAACCGCATGTGCCGTACATCATTCAATTTATTACTTTGATTGCCCAAGATCGGGAGCATTCCGATGGTAACATATCGGCTGCGCTTGGCCTTATCGGCGATCTCGTCAGCGTTTTTGGAGCGAAATTATTGCCGATGGTCGACACCGAGCCGCTTAACGAGTTATTAGTGAAGGGCAAGAAATCGCGTAACAGCAAAACGAAGACGTTGGCCACTTGGGCCCTTAAGGAGATACGAAAGGCTAAGATTACTGCTAACAACACTACGTCCAGTTG A
- the LOC124426857 gene encoding importin subunit beta-1 isoform X1, with protein MQMDPTTVQLIQVLERTVSSDKNELEAAENFLEQAAQSNFHEFVQRLSGVLVTATASPVARMAAGLQLKNQLTSKDQALKYQYQQRWLAIPAETREYIKKNILGALGTENNRPSSAAQCVAYVAVAELPVGQWSNLIPLLVNNVVNPNSTEMMKEATLETIGYICQEIESEVLVSQSNQILTAIIHGMKGSSTSNHVRLAATSALYNSLEFTKGNFEIESERNFIMEVVCEATQSTNTQVKVAALQCLVKIMSLYYQYMELYMAPALFPITLEAMKSDIDEVALQGIEFWSNVSDEEVDLALEEGDASEVGRPPLKVSRHYAKGALQFLVPVLMKKLTKQEEFDDEDDWNPSKAAGVCLMLLSTCCEEAIVPFVLPFVKDNIKSLDWRYRDAAVMAFGSILGGVEPTTLKPLVEQAMQTLIELMYDSSVVVRDTAAWTFGRICEIIPEAAINETYLKPLLESLVNGLKAEPRVAANVCWAFTGLAQASYDSACEDEQQPETYCMSQYFDFIIQRLLETTDRPDGAQANLRSAAYEALMEMVKNSPRDCYVTVQKTTMVILERLQQVLQMETHIQSHSDRAQYNDLQSLLCATLQSVLRKVTPEDAPQISDVIMTALLSMFNSNSCKSGGVQEDALMAVSTLVEVLGERFLKYMNVFKPYLCLGLKNHAEYQVCCVAVGLTGDICRALKSKIIPYCDEIMTLLLENLGNNTVHRSVKPQIFSVFGDIALSIGIEFKKYLDVVLQTLVQASQANVDRSDYDMVDYLNELREGVLEAYTGIVQGFRGESTNNTCPEEIALVEPHVPYIIQFITLIAQDREHSDGNISAALGLIGDLVSVFGAKLLPMVDTEPLNELLVKGKKSRNSKTKTLATWALKEIRKAKITANNTTSSW; from the exons ATGCAGATGGATCCAACGACGGTACAATTGATCCAGGTCCTCGAGAGGACGGTCTCCTCAG ACAAAAATGAACTGGAAGCGGCGGAAAATTTTTTGGAACAGGCAGCACAATCCAATTTT CATGAGTTTGTTCAACGGCTCAGCGGAGTACTGGTTACTGCAACAGCCAGTCCAGTGGCTCGTATGGCAGCTGGGCTACAATTGAAAAATCAACTTACCTCGAAGGATCAGGCGCTAAAGTATCAGTACCAGCAACGTTGGTTGGCTATCCCTGCCGAAACAAGggaatatatcaagaaaaat ATTTTGGGAGCATTAGGAACTGAAAATAATAGACCGAGCTCTGCAGCACAATGCGTAGCTTATGTCGCCGTTGCCGAATTGCCAGTTGGTCAATGGAGCAATTTAATTCCTCTATTAGTAAACAATGTGGTTAATCCTAATAGTACGGAAATGATGAAAGAAGCTACTTTAGAGACTATCGGTTATATTTGTCAAGAAATAGAAAGCGAAGTCTTGGTATCGCAGTCTAACCAAATTCTCACAGCGATTATTCATGGCATGAAAGGTTCCAGTACGTCCAATCATGTACGACTTGCAGCTACGAGCGCGCTCTATAATTCCTTAGAATTTACTAAAGGAAATTTTGAAATCGAG TCCGAGAGGAACTTCATTATGGAAGTAGTGTGCGAAGCGACACAATCGACAAACACGCAAGTTAAAGTAGCGGCTTTACAATGCCTCGTCAAAATTATGTCTTTGTATTATCAGTATATGGAACTTTACATGGCACCAGCATTGTTTCCT ATTACTCTGGAGGCTATGAAGTCGGATATCGACGAGGTTGCACTGCAGGGAATTGAATTTTGGTCCAATGTGTCGGACGAAGAAGTTGATTTAGCCTTGGAAGAAGGAGATGCTTCTGAAGTTGGTCGACCACCATTAAAAGTTTCAAGGCACTACGCGAAAGGTGCTTTACAATTTTTAGTACCGGTACTCatgaaaaaattaacgaaacaAGAAGAATTCGATGACGAGGACGATTGGAATCCTTCGAAAGCCGCCGGTGTATGCTTGATGCTGCTCTCAACTTGTTGCGAAGAAGCTATAGTTCCGTTCGTATTACCATTCGTCAAGGATAATATCAAGAGTCTCGATTGGAGATATCGAGACGCAGCCGTAATGGCATTCGGTTCCATCCTCGGTGGCGTAGAGCCTACCACATTGAAACCATTGGTAGAGCAGGCAATGCAAACGCTCATCGAGTTGATGTACGACAGTAGCGTTGTCGTAAGGGACACCGCGGCATGGACATTCGGACGTATTTGCGAGATCATTCCAGAAGCTGCCATTAACGAGACGTATTTGAAACCTTTATTGGAATCTTTGGTAAACGGACTGAAGGCAGAACCTCGCGTCGCTGCGAACGTATGCTGGGCGTTTACGGGTCTTGCCCAAGCGAGTTATGACTCGGCCTGCGAGGACGAGCAACAGCCAGAAACTTATTGTATGTCGCAATACTTTGATTTCATAATTCAGAGACTATTGGAGACTACCGACAGACCAGACGGGGCCCAAGCAAATTTAAGATCCGCGGCGTACGAAGCACTGATGGAGATGGTGAAAAATTCCCCACGGGATTGTTACGTTACCGTGCAAAAAACGACTATGGTCATTTTGGAAAGATTGCAACAAGTATTGCAAATGGAAACGCACATACAAAGTCATTCGGATCGAGCCCAATACAACGATCTTCAATCATTGCTATGCGCCACCTTACAGTCCGTATTACGTAAGGTAACACCGGAAGACGCACCGCAGATATCGGACGTTATAATGACCGCCCTATTGTCGATGTTCAATTCGAACTCTTGCAAATCCGGTGGCGTCCAGGAGGACGCTCTTATGGCCGTCTCGACTTTGGTCGAAGTTTTGGGAGAGCGCTTTTTGAAATACATGAACGTATTTAAGCCTTACCTCTGTCTCGGCCTGAAAAATCATGCCGAGTATCAAGTATGTTGCGTCGCCGTAGGCCTTACCGGTGATATATGTCGTGCTCTTAAGAGCAAGATCATTCCATATTGCGACGAGATAATGACCCTTCTTTTGGAGAATTTAGGAAACAACACGGTACATCGTTCTGTAAAGCCTCAAATATTTTCGGTCTTTGGCGACATTGCCCTGAGTATCGGTATAGAATTCAAAAAGTATTTAGACGTTGTCTTGCAAACGTTGGTACAGGCCTCGCAGGCGAACGTCGATAGATCCGATTACGACATGGTCGATTATCTTAACGAATTACGCGAGGGCGTATTGGAGGCTTATACAGGGATAGTGCAGGGTTTCCGTGGTGAATCTACAAATAATACATGCCCGGAGGAGATCGCTTTGGTCGAACCGCATGTGCCGTACATCATTCAATTTATTACTTTGATTGCCCAAGATCGGGAGCATTCCGATGGTAACATATCGGCTGCGCTTGGCCTTATCGGCGATCTCGTCAGCGTTTTTGGAGCGAAATTATTGCCGATGGTCGACACCGAGCCGCTTAACGAGTTATTAGTGAAGGGCAAGAAATCGCGTAACAGCAAAACGAAGACGTTGGCCACTTGGGCCCTTAAGGAGATACGAAAGGCTAAGATTACTGCTAACAACACTACGTCCAGTTGGTGa
- the LOC124426858 gene encoding nuclear receptor subfamily 4 group A member 2 isoform X2, giving the protein MRVPRSEIFGLLGGALTSTDIVWKDSSCATTTHAGQLHSPNGDSDNSNGSQRTVAVTRNEIEQQQQQQSHRQRQQQRQATATVPVLGCTNHSSITTTTTAFTVASSMLLLQTQSPFGCSSFADLLSAPYTDSADAGSLPEELDPFPELQLGNPQGVPTSDEPAQSQQSVHHQTAQPPPPPPPLPEEIQADSLSPTPLPSFQETYTVQRYTRQELQGLGIKMDDDCYENSVYSCGTGHYSTEFTPAVSYHEHHNQQQPHQQPQHHHHHPQHHQQQQQQQQQQQQQQQQQQQPQPQPHHHHHQSYFSTESAPTPTAAMPSPSSHRQDSPYGVAVTVPMVYGQAPTITGGSTVSVPVPPTDICPNIENIVVGPPRSRRASLPTQRSESASSGSNESPKARGGGNASIASIASTASTASTGSSVSSPSPGSGNTGERAPPSPSQLCAVCGDTAACQHYGVRTCEGCKGFFKRTVQKGSKYVCLAEKACPVDKRRRNRCQFCRFQKCLMVGMVKEVVRTDSLKGRRGRLPSKPKSPQESPPSPPVSLITALVRAHLDTTPDRMNLDYSQYRQSRPGDLSVTEAEKIQQFYSLLTTSIDVIRNFADKIPGFTDLAREDQELLFQSASLELFVLRLAYRTKPEDTKLTFCNGVVLALEQCQRSFGDWLHSILEFCKSLHGLDVDISAFACLCALTLITERYGLKEPHRMEQLQMKIISSLRDHVTYDAEAQRKTHYLSRLLGKLPELRSLSVQGLQRIFYLKLEDLVPAPPLIETMFVGSLPF; this is encoded by the exons GGCAGTTGCACTCGCCGAACGGCGACAGCGACAACAGCAACGGTAGCCAACGTACGGTAGCCGTTACGCGAAACGAGATagagcaacagcaacagcagcagtcGCATCGGCAGCGACAACAGCAACGACAGGCAACAGCTACCGTTCCGGTTCTCGGCTGCACAAATCACTCCTCGATCACTACGACCACGACGGCCTTCACAGTAGCCTCAAGTATGCTCCTGCTGCAAACACAG AGTCCATTTGGATGCAGCAGTTTCGCGGATTTGTTGAGCGCTCCCTACACGGATTCCGCGGATGCCGGAAGTCTGCCGGAGGAGCTGGATCCATTTCCAGAATTACAGCTGGGTAATCCGCAGGGTGTGCCGACGAGCGATGAGCCGGCTCAATCGCAGCAAAGCGTTCATCATCAAACGGCGCAACCTCCTCCTCCGCCACCACCCCTTCCCGAAGAAATTCAAGCAGATTCGCTGAg TCCTACGCCATTGCCGAGCTTCCAAGAGACCTACACGGTGCAACGGTATACCAGACAGGAACTCCAGGGTCTCGGCATCAAGATGGACGATGACTGTTACGAAAATTCGGTATATTCGTGCGGCACTGGTCACTACTCCACCGAGTTCACACCGGCCGTCTCCTATCACGAGCACCACAACCAGCAACAACCTCATCAGCAACCGCaacaccaccatcatcatcccCAGcatcatcaacaacaacaacaacaacagcaacagcagcagcaacaacaacagcaacaacaacagcctCAACCACAACcacatcatcatcaccatcaaaGTTACTTTTCAACGGAATCGGCACCAACGCCGACCGCGGCGATGCCATCGCCGTCGAGTCATCGGCAAGATTCACCTTACGGAGTAGCAGTGACCGTACCTATGGTATACGGTCAAGCACCTACCATCACCGGTGGTTCTACCGTATCGGTACCGGTCCCTCCTACGGACATTTGTCCAAACATCGAGAACATCGTCGTAGGTCCTCCACGTTCGCGAAGAGCATCTTTACCAACTCAAAGGTCGGAATCGGCAAG TAGCGGCAGCAACGAGTCTCCCAAGGCACGCGGAGGTGGTAACGCGAGCATCGCTAGCATAGCCAGCACAGCGAGCACAGCGAGTACCGGGAGTTCGGTCAGTTCACCGTCACCCGGAAGCGGCAATACCGGTGAACGTGCACCGCCAAGCCCGAGCCAATTGTGCGCCGTTTGCGGTGACACGGCGGCGTGTCAGCATTACGGTGTGCGTACCTGCGAAGGCTGCAAAGGTTTTTTCAAGAGGACGGTGCAAAAGGGTTCGAAATACGTTTGCCTCGCCGAGAAAGCTTGCCCGGTCGACAAGCGTCGCCGAAATCGTTGCCAATTCTGTCGCTTCCAAAAGTGTCTCATGGTCGGCATGGTGAAAGAA GTCGTTAGGACGGACTCGTTGAAGGGCCGTCGCGGAAGATTGCCTTCGAAGCCGAAATCACCACAGGAATCGCCGCCGAGTCCGCCGGTATCCTTGATCACGGCTTTGGTTCGAGCTCATTTAGACACGACGCCAGATCGAATGAATCTCGATTACTCGCAGTATAGACAATCGAGACCCGGAGATTTGTCCGTCACCGAGGCTGAAAAAATTCAACAATTTTACAGTCTATTAACCACCTCGATCGATGTGATTAGAAATTTTGCCGACAAAATACCTGGCTTTACGGACCTGGCACGAGAGGATCAG GAATTGTTGTTTCAATCGGCCAGCTTGGAACTGTTCGTCCTCAGGTTGGCTTACCGCACGAAACCGGAGGATACAAAGTTGACATTCTGCAATGGAGTCGTCCTAGCGCTCGAACAGTGTCAACGTAGCTTCGGCGACTGGCTCCACAGCATTCTCGAATTTTGCAAGTCTCTTCACGGGTTGGACGTGGATATTAGCGCGTTCGCCTGTCTTTGCGCTCTTACCCTGATTACCG agAGGTACGGCCTTAAGGAGCCGCATCGCATGGAGCAACTGCAAATGAAGATCATCTCGTCGTTGCGCGACCACGTCACCTACGATGCCGAAGCGCAAAGGAAAACGCATTACTTGTCGCGCCTTCTCGGTAAGCTGCCGGAATTGAGGAGTCTCTCCGTTCAGGGTCTCCAAAGGATCTTTTACCTGAAGCTGGAGGATCTTGTGCCGGCGCCACCGCTGATCGAAACGATGTTCGTCGGTAGTCTACCCTTCTAA